TTCCACAAGGATATCGTTGTTTTGTTATCGGACCGGCCCGCACGGGCGGCGTCGCAGGGATCGAACTCGACATCCGCGTTGCCTCCCCCGGAACGGAGGAGGGACTTCACCGGGTCCGCGACATGTTTCGTGACAAGTACGTTCCCTATCGTTTCGCCAAGGCGGCCACCGATGTGAAGGACTATCGGGGGCTTGTTTCCCCCGCGTGAAGGGTTTCCCTCCCGGTTTCGTGCTATTCTTTTGTAAGCTGTTTTTCCGAAAATTCTTGTTCCGGCGTGGCCCGCGCGGCGGGGGCGCCAGAGAATGGTGCCTTTGTATGGAGTTCAGCTCTCAGGCCACGGGGCTCATGTTCGCGGCGGTTGCCCTTGTGGGCTGGACGGTTCTCTCTTTCTTCGTGCGGGTCAGCATCCAGGGCGCGCCGCTCGTCAAAAGCACGGCGCTGCTCTCGACGACGAACCTCATTCTTTTGACCCCGATCACTTTGTATTTTGTCCCGATCTCTTCTTTCTGGCCCATGCGCCTGGAGACGATCGGCCTGATTGCCGCCACCGGCTTCATCATGGTGGCGTGCTCGCGGCTGACCTACTATTTCGCCATCCGCCGGATCGGGCCGAGCCGCACCTTGCCCGTGGCGACGAGCACCCCGGTCATCACCGCGTACATGGCGGCATTCGCCCTGGGGGAGCCGGTGACCATTCCCATGCTGGTGGGCTTGGCACTGCTGATCCTGGGGGTGACGGTCATGGTCCAGGCGGACCCGGCCCATGCGGGAGCGGGCCCTTCCTTCTCGGCCCGGGAACGCTTCTGGGGATATGTCGCGGCGGGCGCCACCACCCTGATCTGGAGCCTGTCCTCGATCATGCTCAAGTTCATCGTGAAGGAAGTGCATCCTCTCGCGGGCGCCACACTGGTTGTCTGGGCGGGTGTCCCCTGCCTGTGGATTCTCTCGCTGTTCGATCGGGGACCGGACGCCTCGAAGCCGATTCCCTGGGATCGGTGGCGGTGGTTCGCCCTGGCCTCGATCAGCCAGTCCATCGCCGTGCCGGCCTACACCGCGGGCCTTCTGCTCGCCTACGCGGTCCATGTCAGTTCCGTCACCGCCCTCCAGCCGATTCTCGCGCTCCTCATCGCGAGCGTGTTTCTTTCGCACGTGGAGAACATCACCCGGCCGATGGTCCTGGGCGCGTGTACGACAGTGGCGGGAACACTGATCGTACTTCTCTCCTAGACGATCAGGAGACCGGCCCGCTTTATTCCTTTTTTCTCATTTGCACCTGAAGGTTTTCGATCGCCCGCCCCGCAATCAGCGCGCTTTCGCCGAAGCGATCCCGGACGGCGTCCAGCCCTGCCGTGAGGCGTTCTTCGCGCGCGCGATCTTTTTCCTCGATGAGCAGGGGCTGCAGGTTTTTCTCCGAGAGGCCTGTGAGATAAACCCCGAGAAGGCGCACCGCCGGCCGGTGCTTCGGGCCCAGCTCGCGGCGCAGGAGGCGCAAGGCGGTTTCGGTGACCGGACGGGCGAGGTCCGTGGGCGGATCGAGCGGGGCCGCCCGCGTAAAAGTCGAAAAATCGGCATACCGGATTTTCAGGGTCACTCCCCGCGATTCCATTTTTCGCTTGCGGAGGCGCGAGGTGGCTTGATCCGCGAGGCGGCTGATGATTCCTTCGAGGAAGACGGGATCGCTCTGATCGGCGGGGAAGGTGGGTTCCTTGCCCAAGCTTTTCGGGGCGCTCTCCATGATCAGCTCGGCGGCGTCCTCGCCGCGGGCCTTGCGGTAGAGATCCGGCCCCGCGCTCTTGAAATGCGCTTCGAGCATGGCGAGCGGGAATCGGGCCAGATCGCGCACCTTCCCTACGCCGAGCGTGCGGAGCCGCCCGGCTGTCACTTTCCCGACGCCGGGAATTTTCTCGACCGACAGCGGCGCCAGCAGGGCGGATTCCATACCCGGAATGACCTGGAAGATACCGGCGGGCTTGGCGAGTTCGGAGGCGATTTTTGACATCATCCGGTTGGACGCGATTCCGATGGAGGCGGAACAGCCCACCTCGCCCATGAGGGCATCGCGCATCTGCTGGGCTGCCGCGAGGGGCGGGCCGAAAAGACGTTCGGTGCCCGTGAGATCGAGATAGGCCTCGTCCACCGAGACGGCCTGAAGAACGGGGGAGAAGCCGCGGAGAATTTCCATGACCTGCCCGGAGACTTCCGTGTACCGGTGATGCCGGGCGGGGAGATAGACGGCGTCCGGGCAAAGGCGGCGAGCGGTGGTCATCGGCATGGCAGAGTGAACGCCGGAGCTTCGCGCCTCATAGGAGGCGGCGGAAACGACGCCGCGGCTGCCGGTGCTCCCGCCCACGATGACCGGCCTTCCGCGGAGCGAGGGGTTGTTCATGCGCTCGACCGCGACGAAAAAGGCGTCCATGTCCACATGGACGATCGTGCGCCGGGGCGCGGCTTCTTTTCCGCGGCGGGGGCTTCCCCTCTCGCTGTCCATCGCGGCCGGCCGGGAGACAGCTCAGTACTTGCGGAGGACGCCGACCACGACGCCCTGAATCCGCAGGTCTTCTTGCTTCACCCGGATCGGCTCCATCGTCTCGTTGGCCGGTTGCAGCCGGATATGATCCGCCTCGCGGTAAAAGCGCTTCAGGGTGGCGGAATCGCCCCCCACAAGGGCGACGACGGTCTCTCCGTTCACGGCGGTGTCCCGCTGTTCGACGATGACGTAGTCGCCGTCCTGAATGTGGTCCTCGATCATGGACTGCCCCTTCACCTTAAGGACATAGAGATTGCTGTCCCCGGAAGACCAGGGAAGGGGGATGGTTTCGTTGTCCTCGACCGCCTCAAGGGGCATGCCGGCCGCAATCATGCCGCGCAGGGGGAGTTCGGCGGACGGCAGGGCGGTCTGCGGTTCCACCGTGTCGGCGCCGGGGACGATCTCGAGCGCGCGGCTGCGGTT
The window above is part of the bacterium genome. Proteins encoded here:
- a CDS encoding DMT family transporter, translated to MEFSSQATGLMFAAVALVGWTVLSFFVRVSIQGAPLVKSTALLSTTNLILLTPITLYFVPISSFWPMRLETIGLIAATGFIMVACSRLTYYFAIRRIGPSRTLPVATSTPVITAYMAAFALGEPVTIPMLVGLALLILGVTVMVQADPAHAGAGPSFSARERFWGYVAAGATTLIWSLSSIMLKFIVKEVHPLAGATLVVWAGVPCLWILSLFDRGPDASKPIPWDRWRWFALASISQSIAVPAYTAGLLLAYAVHVSSVTALQPILALLIASVFLSHVENITRPMVLGACTTVAGTLIVLLS
- the dinB gene encoding DNA polymerase IV, with amino-acid sequence MDSERGSPRRGKEAAPRRTIVHVDMDAFFVAVERMNNPSLRGRPVIVGGSTGSRGVVSAASYEARSSGVHSAMPMTTARRLCPDAVYLPARHHRYTEVSGQVMEILRGFSPVLQAVSVDEAYLDLTGTERLFGPPLAAAQQMRDALMGEVGCSASIGIASNRMMSKIASELAKPAGIFQVIPGMESALLAPLSVEKIPGVGKVTAGRLRTLGVGKVRDLARFPLAMLEAHFKSAGPDLYRKARGEDAAELIMESAPKSLGKEPTFPADQSDPVFLEGIISRLADQATSRLRKRKMESRGVTLKIRYADFSTFTRAAPLDPPTDLARPVTETALRLLRRELGPKHRPAVRLLGVYLTGLSEKNLQPLLIEEKDRAREERLTAGLDAVRDRFGESALIAGRAIENLQVQMRKKE
- the lexA gene encoding transcriptional repressor LexA, translating into MFLTRRQREIYEYIRQFILKNGYAPSIAEIGQYFQLTSPATVHKHLQNLAQKGLIKRSWNRSRALEIVPGADTVEPQTALPSAELPLRGMIAAGMPLEAVEDNETIPLPWSSGDSNLYVLKVKGQSMIEDHIQDGDYVIVEQRDTAVNGETVVALVGGDSATLKRFYREADHIRLQPANETMEPIRVKQEDLRIQGVVVGVLRKY